The DNA window TACCTGCGCCACGGCATCGGCATGCACCACGCGGGCTTGCTGCCGAAGTACCGGCTCCTGGTGGAGAAGCTGGCGCAGGGCGGGCACCTCAAGGTCATCAGCGGCACGGACACCCTGGGCGTGGGCGTGAACATCCCCATCCGCACGGTGCTCTTCACCCAGCTCTTCAAGTTCAACGGCGAGAAGCTGGCCACGCTGAGCGTGCGCGACTTCCAGCAGATCTCCGGCCGCGCCGGCCGCAAGGGCTTCGACAACGAGGGCAGCGTCGTCGCGCAGGCCCCCGAGTACGTCGTCGAGAACATCAAGCAGGCCGCCAAGGAGGCCGCGGGCAAGAAGAAGGCGCCCAAGGCGAAGCCGCCGCAGAAGAACTTCGTGCAGTACGACAAGAGCACCTTCGAGCGCCTCCAGACGGGCATGCCGGAGCCGCTCGAGTCCCGCTTCAACGTGTCGCACGGCATGATTCTCAACCTCCTCCAGAGCGACCACGTGCGAGGCACGGGCGGTTACCGGCGTCTGGTGGAGTTGATTCAGCGCTGCCACGACTCGGAGTTCATGAAGCGCCGCCACCTGAACAACGCGGCGCGCGACTTCCGCACGCTGCGCGGGGCGGGCATCGTCGAGCTGGTGCGAGGGGAGGGCGGCTCGGGTGCCACGGTGAAGGTTGCGCAGGAGCTTCAGCAGGACTTCAGCCTCAACCACACGCTGTCGCTGTACCTGCTGGAGACGCTGGAGCTGCTGGACCCCACCACGGAGTCGTACGCGCTGGATGTCGTGACGCTGGTGGAGTCCATCCTGGAGAACCCGGAGGTGGTGCTCTACGCGCAGTTGAGCCAGCTCAAGGGGGAGAAGATCCAGGAGTTGAAGGCGCAGGGCATGGAGTACGACGACCGGATGGACGAGCTGGAGAAGCTCGAATGGCCCAAGCCCAACCGCGACTTCATCTACGGCACGTTCAACGCCTTCGCGCGCAAGCACCCGTGGGTGGGTGAGGAGAACATCCGTCCCAAGGCGGTGGTGCGGGACATGTTCGAGCGCTTCATGTCCTTCCACGACTACGTGCGTGAGTACGGGCTGCAGCGCAGCGAGGGCGTGCTGCTGCGCTACGTCAGCGACGTGTACAAGACGCTGGTGCAGACGGTGCCGGACCGCTTCCGCACGGAGGAGGTGGAGGACTTCATCGACCACCTGCGCGCGACGATTCGCCAGGTGGACTCCAGCCTGGTGGACGAGTGGGAGCGCATGCGCAACCCGGACGCCGTCGTCGAGGCGAAGCCGGAGGTGTCGCTCAAGCCGAAGGAGCTCACCGAGGACCCGCGGGCCTTCGCCGCTCGCGTGCGCGAGGAGCTGCACCGGATGCTGCGCGCGCTGGGGCAGAAGCGCTACACGGACGCGCTGGCGCTCCTCGACAACCCGCTGGGCGAGTGGACCGCGCCCAAGCTGGAGCAGGCGATGGTGCCGTACCATGAGGAGCACAAGGTCGTGGTGCTCACCCCGCAGGCGCGCAAGCCCGCCAACACGTTCTTGAAGGAGACAGGGCCCAGACTCTGGGAGGTCCAGCAGCGCATCATGGACCCCGAGGGTCATGGCGACTGGATGCTCGACTGCGAGATTGACCTGAGAGACCGGCGGCTGGATGAGGGACCCATCCTCATCCTGCGCCGCATCGGACCGTAGACTCTCTCAGCGCGCGGACGTAGGCGCGAGGGCCTGCTGGGTGGTGCTGGCGGGCTCCTCGCCCAGGGTGGACTCCTCGACGTTGAAGTCGCCGTGGCCATCGGGGACCAGCACCATGCGCCAGTCGTTCGTGGAGAGCACGACGTGCTCGGCGTCGCACTGGACGGTGACCTCCGCGTCCTCGACGGTCCACGAGCCGACCCAGACCGTCGTCTTGTCGATGCACTCGGTGTCGCCGCACTCCTCGGTGGCGGCGACCCACAGCCGGCCCTCCGGAGCGGCGGCGCAGTCCACGGGCTCGACGTGGCGCAGGCGCGGGAGCGCCATGTCATCCGGGGCGCCCGGGTAGAGCTCGACGAGCTCGGAGGCGAGGAAGTTGCCATCGAGCGCCTCGCTGGTGACGTCTGCCTGCTCGGCGGGCTGCTCCAGCGCCGTGGGCTTGGCCAGCGCGCCTTGCGCGGCCAGCGAGCCGCAAATCACCACCGCCTTCCACCACCGTGTCGTCCACATGGTTGCGCACTCCCGTGCGGCGTTGAGGGCCGCGTCGTGTGCCCGGCATCTGTGCAAGGCATGGACCGGGCTCGAGTGCGGGCGAGGAGCCACAGGGGGAGGTCAGGCCGTGTGGGACAGCGGGCCGCACCCGGTGTCGAGGCTCTCTTCGGACACGGCGTCAGCCTGGCTGGGAAGCCTCCGTCTGCGCGGCGCCGCGCCGGACAGCCCTTGCCATTTCGGTAGGGAGCGCCGCTGCGCGGTCATCCCCACACACCACAGACAAGGCAGGGCAGGACCATGGGTCACTACGTTGAGCGGACCACGGGCATGTTCGATTCCGTTCGCTACAGCACCAAGACATCCCCCGAGCTTCGGGGCGCGATGCAGAAGAAGGTGACGGAGCTGACGAGTCGCATCGACGAGCGCGAGGCGCGGATGCGGCGGATTCGCGAGGAGTATCAGATTGACGCCGAGCGCCTGGCCACGCTGGTCATGCAGTTCCAGAAGCAGAGCCGAAGCTCGGAGATGGTGTCGTATCAGTCGCAAGGCGGCGCCTCGGGCGACTCGCTGATTCCCGCGGGTGTCATCGCGAACATCATCCGTGAGCGGGAGATGGTCGACTCGGAGCGGGCGCAGATTCGCAAGGTGGAGCTGGTGCTCCGCAACCTCTCCGACTCGGAGCTGTACAACGACCCGAAGACGGGAGAGGTCAAGTCCCGCCAGCCGCTGCATCAACTGACGGATGACGAACTCGAGTACCTCGGGTTCTGACGTGCCCGCGAGTCCCTGGGACATTGCCCGCGCGCGGACAGGGGGAAGCGGTTAGTGTCCACGGCATATGGCTCGTGTTCGTGCCGTGGATCAGCCGCTTCGCCGTGATGTCCGCCTGCTGGGCCGACTGCTGGGAGAAGTGCTCGTCGAGCAGGAAGGGCAGGACCTGTTCGACCTGGAGGAGGACGTTCGCCGGCTGGCCATCCAGCGTCGCCGGGGCCCCATGGCGGGACGGCGCGCCTCCGCGGCCGAGCTGGCGGAGGTCCTCAAGCGTCTGCCGATGGAGCGAACGGAGCCGGTGCTTCGCGCCTTCTCCGTGTACTTCCAGTTGGTCAACCTCGCGGAGCAGCACCACCGCATCCGCCGCGCCCGCGCGTATGCCGGCGCCGAGTCTCCGAATCCCCAGCGAGGCTCGCTGGAGGCGACGCTCCTCTCGCTCAAGGACGCGGGCATTCCCGCCGAGCGTGTTCGAGAAGCGCTCCGCCGGATGCAGGTGACGCTGACCCTCACCGCGCACCCCACGCAGGCGGTGCGGCGCACGCTGCTGGAGAAGCTCTACCGGATGGCCGGGCTGCTGGAGGAGAGGGACCGCAGCGAGCTCACGCCGAGGGAGGGCGCGGAGAACCTGGAGTCGCTCCGCGAGGAGATCACCACGCTGTGGCAGACGGATGAGCTGCGCCGCGAGCGCCCCACGGTGGGCGACGAGGTGAAGAACATCCTCTGGTACGTGGAGGAGGTGCTCGCCGAGCAGCTCTCGGAGTTGCCGGAGCTGCTGGAGTGGGCCTTCGAGCGCGCCTATGGCGAGCCGCTCGGGCCCGTGGATACGCCGGTGCGAGTCCACTCGTGGGTGGGCGGGGACATGGATGGCAACCCGCTCGTGACTCCCGAGGTGTTCGCCGACACGTTGCGCGCCCACCGCGCGCGCGGACTGCGCTTGTTGATGCAGGGACTCGAGCGCCTCGGTGGAATGCTCTCGCAGTCGGACCGGCACGCGAAGCCGTCGCCGGAGCTCCTCGCCTCGTTGGAGCACGACGCCGCGCAGCTCCCGGAGGCGGAGCAACGCCTGGGGCCTCGCACCGTCGGCGAGCCCTGGCGCCGCAAGCTGCGCTTCATGGAGGAGCGTCTGCACCAGGCGCTGCGTCACGTGTTGGCCCAGCGCACGGGCGACGCGGGGGCGCTGCCGCCGAGCGCGTACCGCACCCCCGAGGCGTTGCTCGCGGACCTGGACCTGTTGGCTCGCTCGTTGGAGCAGGCCAAGGCGGCGAAGGCCGGACTGCGCCAGGTGCTGCGCATGCGGGAGCGGGTGCTCGCGCTGGGGTTGTCGCTGGCGGAGCTGGAGGCCCGCGTCCCCGCCGAGGACGCGGTGAGCGCGGCGGCCTCATTGGAGCCGGGTGGGCCCTCGCCGTCGGACGGTGGCAAGCGGTTGCTCGCGGTGCTGGACAGGTTGCGTGAAGCGCAGGCGGAGGCGGGTGAGCCCGCGTGCCGCACGCTCATCCTGAGCATGGCCAGCACGGCCGAGGATGTGCTCGCGGCCTTCAAGTGCATCAAGCACGCGGGCCTTTGGGATGAGAAGCGCGGCTGCGCCACGGTGGATGTGGTGCCGCTCTTCGAGCAGCTCGGCGCGCTGGATGCCGGACCGGACGTCCTGCGCACGCTCTTCGCCAACGCCGAGTATCGCCGCCATGTCGACGCCCGCGGCGCGCAGGAGGTGATGGTCGGCTACAGCGACTCCGGCAAGGAGGTGGGGCTGCTGGCCGCGAGCGCCGCGCTGTATCGCGCGCAGGTCGCGCTCACCCAGGCGGCGAAGGATGCGGGAGTCCCGCTGCGGCTGTTCCACGGACGCGGTGAGTCCGTGGCCCGAGGAGGTGGACCCGCGCAGGAGGCCATCCTCGCGCTGCCGCAGGGCGCGGTGGCGGGTGGCTACAAGGCGACGGAGCAGGGCGAAGCGCTGGACCACAAGTACGCCCGTCCCGAGCTTGCCCGGCGCACGCTGGAGCTCATCCTGGGCGGCGTGCTGCCGCACCTGCTCGACGCGCAGCCTCGGCCTTCCGACGAGGACGAGCAGAGCTTCCGCGCCGCGTTCGACACGCTCGCCGAGACGGGGCGGGTGGCGTATCGCTCGCTCGTGTGGGAGGACCCCCGGTTCCTGGAGCTCTTCATGTCGGCGACGCCGGTGGAGGAGATCGCCGCGCTGCCCATCGGCTCGCGCCCCAGCAAGCGCAAGGCCGGGGGGCTCGAGTCCCTGCGCGCCATCCCCTGGGTGTTCGCGTGGACGCAGAACCGCGCCATCCTGCCGGGGTGGTACGGCGTGGGCTCGGCGCTGGAGGACTTCGCGAAGAAGCCCGGTGGGGCCGCGCTCCTCAAGCGCATGTATCGGCAGTGGCCCTTCTTCAAGGCGGTCATCGACAACGTCACCATGGTGCTGGCCAAGTCGGACATGGCCATCGCCGGGCGGTACGCGGCGCTGGCTCCCGCGTCCACGCGTCCGTTGTGGCGACTCATCCAGCAGGAGCACCGCCGCACGCGCAAGCAAGTGAAGCGGCTGACGGGAGAGCAGCGGCTCCTGGACCACAACCCCCAGCTCCAGCGCGCCATCTCCCTGCGCAACCCCTACGTGGACCCAATGTCCTTCCTGCAGGTGGAGCTCCTGCGGCGCAAGCGGGAGGGCGCGAGCGACTGCGACCGGCCGCTCCTGCTTTCGCTCAACGGTATCGCGGCCGGCATGCGCAACACCGGTTAGTCTTCCCCGCGAGGAGGTGACGGATGGCCAGGGACACGTTCACGGTGGAAGACGTCAACCCCAAGCACGGCTTCGCGAGGCTGCGGCCGGCCTCGGGTGAAGGGCTGCTCAATGCCCCCCTCTATCCCGAGTCCGGAGCGCCGCTGTTCCAGCTTCGCGTGGGAGACACGGTGTCGGGAGTGCGCCGGGGCCAGTCCGTGGCGGACGTGGCCTGGGTGACGCGGGTGGAGCCTCCCTATGAGCTGGTGGAGCGCATGGGAGAGCTGCTCGCGAAGCTGGAGCAGTGGGAGCTGAAGGTGCCGGCCACGGCCCTCGAGCTCGCGGAGCACCACTGGCGCGACAGCCGCGAGGACCCGCTGCGCGCCGAGCTGGCCTCCCAGCTTCCCTCGTTCTTCGACTGGGAGCTGGCCCACCCCTACGAGGACGGCGCGCTCCTGGAGCGTCTGGAGGCGGCGATGCAGCCGTACCTGCCGGGCTTCGCGGTGAAGCCGCTGCAAGGTCGCAATGCCTTCGCCGTCGACCCCGGCGGCGTCGAGGTCGAGGCGGGCGAGGGCAACTGGGAGGCACCCGCCACGACCTTCGAGCCGCTCTTTCGCCAGGTGAATGCCGTGCTGGAGAAGGCGGGCGCCCCGGTGCGCTGGGTGCCCTCGGAGAACGACTGGCTCCTGTCGCCTCCGGGGCTGGCGGAGCTGCTCGCGCTCCACGGCGTGCTGGGGCCGCGCGGCTGAGGCTCGGGCGCTACAGCGCTCCTCGTTCGCGCAGGACTCTGGCCACTTCGGTGGCGATGACCCGATGGCCCTCCGTGGTGGGGTGGATGCCGTCCGCCGTCAACCCCGGCAGGTACAGGTGGACGTTGGTGGGCCTGCGCGTCACCGCCTCCAGGTCGATGATTCCCGCGCCCGTTCCTCCCGCGCGCAGCCACGCGTTGAACTCCAGCCGCTGCGACTTCACGAGGTCGTAGCTGCCGTAGTTCGTCTTCTCCTTGGGCAGCAGCGTGCTCACCCAGACGCGGCAGAAGGGCTCCAGCCGCTGCACCAGCAGGCGCATCCGCCCCTCCATCTGCTCCTCGGCTCCCGCTTCGCCCAGGTCATTGGTCCCCAGGAGCACCACGCAATCGGTGACGCCCTTCACCGCGAGCACCTCGCCGTCGAGCAGCTTCAGGGCGTCATAGAAGCCCTGGCCGCTGACTCCCGCGTTGACCACGGGCACTCCCAGTTGTGACTCCACCAGCGCGGGCCAGGCGTTGCGAGCGTCGTTGTGCTCGTCCACGTAGCCCTCGGTGATGCTGTCGCCCACCGCGAGGAAGACCCGGCCCGGAGGTCCTTCCACGGACACCGTCGCCACGCCCACGGAGCGCTCGAAGGTCTCACCGCTGAGCGTCCCCGATGACATCGCATGTGTGCCAGGGCGGATGGTGCTGCCAGGAAACGCGTTGATGGTGCTGGCCGCCAGCGCGCCGCGGGCCTCGAAGGTGATGGCCAGCTCCTCGCGGAACTTCACCGGAAAGACGACGGGGTCCGAGGCCGTCAGCGTCCTGGGCCCCGACGTGAAGCCAGACTTTCCTCCGAAGGCGAGGGGAACGGGCGCCGACAGCAACGTGCCATCCGGCCCGGCGGCCCTCGCGACGGTGGCGCGCTCGAGCGTGAGGCTTCCGTCGCCCGCGCGGAACGTCACTTGAAGCCGCTCTCCCGCGCGAGCGATGGGGATGCGCAGCCGGAACGTGGTGACGCCGCCGACGGCGAAGGAGCCGCGCAGCGCTTGATGGAAGCCCGGCTGGAAGCCAGGTGCCGGCGCGGGTGGGGGAGAGGGGCGCACTCCCCCATCGTCGTTGAGCACGAGCGCGGGGGCGACCTCCAGTCCCTCGGCCGGCACGCTCGTAACGGAAGAGGACTCATCCTGCTCCCAGGAGCCAGAGGACTTCCCGTCGCTGGGAGTACACGCCAGCTGCGCGCTGCCCACACACGCCAGGACTCCGAGCCACGTTCGCCACTCTCGCATCGTCGCTCCCTCCCGACGACGGAGGATGCGCACCGGGTGGGCTCACGACGAGCGTCCCTGCCTCGCGCAAGCCCCGCGGCCCGCGACGCACGCCTCCCAGGTCCCTGGGCGAGTGGGGAACGACGCTTCCCACGCCAGGCACACGGGCGGCACTGGTGGTGGCTCGCGATATCCCGGCGTGGCGAAAACATCGCCACGCGAGGGCTTCGCGCTTCACGGCACGCAGGCTCCCACGCCCGGATTGTCATTCAGTGGACGGCACGTTCCGACGGCGCAGGCAGGCGTGCCGGAGGGGCGGCACAAGGGCTGGCAGCGCAGGCCCTGCCCCGTGTTCACACACGTGCTTCCAGGCGCACACTGGTTGCTGAAGTCACAGGTGTCTCCTGTCTGCCGGGTGCCCCTGCCCGCGCACACAGGCCCTGATGCGGAGGGGTAGCAGCTCAGCGGCGCCGCGCAGCCTTGCGCGAACGGGTCGCACGGCGGCGAGCGAGGTCCACACAACAGCGGCAGCTCCGGGGTGCCCGGCAACCGCAGCACCGTGTTGCACTCACCCGAGGCGCCGCACTGGGGCGTCGCGTGGCACAGCCGCCGGCAGAAGAAGCCCGTGCCTCCGTCGCCCAGCCGCTCGTCCTTGCAGAACAGGCCCGCGGCGCACGTGTCGAACTCGATGCCCGCATCCGTGGGCGCCAGCGTGCACCGGGTCCCCTCCGTCGCCGCGCCCGCCTCCACGCACCGCCGCTCCGTCACGCCGCCCGCGCTCACGTAGGTGCAGCGCTGGCCCTGTGCGCAGTTCTGGCGGACGACGTCACACGCCGCCGCGAAGCATTGGCTGCCAGTTCGACCTTCCGAGAGGTCCGCGAAGTGGCAGCTCTGGCCATTTTCACAGCCTTCTTGCCTCGCGACGTTGCACGCGAAGTCAGAGCTGGTGCCGCCATCCTCCGGGGGCGTGCCTCCATCGGGGTGTCCTGGCACCCCCGCGTCGCCGCCGCCGTTGGGCCCGTGCGGGTTGTCATCGCTGCACCCGGGTGCCCCGAGCACCAGCAGGAGGGTTCCCGTCAACACCGCGAGCCACGCACGCATCCCTTGCTCCCGAATCGAAGTCCCGGAGCACTTATCCGATGGAGCCCATTCGTGGGGGGCCCCTTGAATCAGGCCTGGAAAGCAGCGGACACTTGTCAGACGACCGATGCCCAAGGGGCGGCTCGGCGCGTCAGAATCCCGTCGGTCGTTGGGAAGGCGGACCACCGCCGGCAGCGGACTGGGGGTAGCGGGTGAACATGACTGGCAAGGCGGCGGAAGCGGACATGACAGGAGACGCAGCCGCATATGCGAACCGGCGCGCCGATGAGCGTGTCACCGCGAAGTTCGCGGTCCGCTTCGAGCAGACGGAGGATGCCGCGCGGGCCCTGCGCGTGTTCTCCATCAACGTTTCCGCGGGAGGCCTGTGCCTGCGCACGCGCAAGGCCTACGACGTGGGCGCCCAGGTACGGCTGTCCATGGACATCGCGGGTGAGGAGTTCCACCTCACGGGCATCATCGCCTGGGTGCGCGACGAGCAGGAAGCCATCGGCGTGCGCTTCACGGACGTGAGCGACGAGGACCGCGAGCGGCTCCACCGCGTGGTGGCGAGCTTCAAGCGCTGACGCGGAAGTCGCGGCGCGAAGCCCGCCGGAACGACGGGCCGTCCTAGCGGCGGCCCTCGGTCTCCAGGTGGCGGAAGACTCCCGCGTCCACCTCGGAGAAGCCGCAGGCGGTGTAGAAGTTGCGAGCCTCGGGGGTCGTCGCCATGGGCGAGACGAGCTGGAGCTGCCGCGCGCTGAGCACCTTGCAGCGCTCCAGGATCTGCTTGATGAGCGCGCGCCCCACGCCCCGGCGTCGCCAAGTCTCCGTCACCACCAGCTCGTCGATGGTGGCCACGCGTCCCCGCAGCCGGAGCTGCGGACGGTGCGAGAAGGACAGCATCCCCACGGGCCGGTCCTGGGCGTCACCCGCCACGAAGATTTCAATCTCCGGATGGCTCACCACCCAGTGGACGGTCTGCTGATCCGTCCCCTGGGGATAGCCCAGCTCGCGAAGGAGCAAGGCCATGGCCTCGGCGTCGCCCCGACGGGCTCGACGGATGCGGAAGGCGGGGGCTTCTGCGGCCCCGGGGCTGACGGTCCGGACGATTGGTTGTGACAAGGCAGTTTGGATTCTAACGAAAGGGCCGCCGCTCCTCCAAAGAGGAACGGCGGCCCGAGGTATTCCGTGGGGACGGACCCACGGGGTACTTGTGGGTGCGGCGCTTACGGTTGCTCGCCAGCGAGGGCGCGCAGGGCCGTGGTGATGTCGTTCTGCTGGGGCACGGAGGCCATCTCCAGCGTGTCGGCCAGGCCGATGCCGGGCACGAACTTGCCGGCCAGCAGCCGCGGCGGCGCGAGCAGCGAATAGAAGAGCTCGTCCACGGTGCGGCGCACCAGGTGCTCACCGAAGTTGGTGACCTCGGTGTCCTCGTTCACGAAGAGGACGCGGCCCGTCTTCTGGATGGAGGCCTTCATCATGTCCCAGTCGTAGGGCCACAGCGAGCGCAGGTCGATGACCTCCACGCTGATGCCCTCGTCGGCGAGCGTCGCCGCGGCGCGCGCGCACAGGGGCAGGGTGCGGCCGTAGCTGACCACCGTCACCTGGTGGCCCTCGCGCACCAGCTTGCCCTTGCCGATGGGCACCGCGAACGCCTCCAGCGCCTCCGGCCACTGGGGCTTCCACTGCGAGCGGTCACCCAGCGGCGCGTCGATGAGCTTCGACAGGGTGCGGTCGTCGTCGGGCTCGCCCGGGATGCGCTCCTCGCCCTTGACGCGCAACAGCGCCTTGGGCTCCAGGTACATGACCGGGTTCTGCTCCTTGCAGGCGGAGATGAGCAGGCCGTACGCGTCCAGCGGGTTGGAAGGCATCACGACCTTCCAGCCGGGGATGTGCGTCATCGTCGCGTCGAACGAGTGCGAGTGGTAGATGGACCCGCGGATGCCGCTGCCCACCGGCGTGCGCACCACCATCGGCAGGTTCCAGTCGCCGTTGCTGGACCAGCAGGTGTTGCCCGCCAGCTTCAGCAAGTCGATGGTGTTGTAGACGTAGTCGCAGAACTGGATTTCGGCGACGGGACGTCCTCCGCCCATCGCGATGCCCATGGCCGCGCCGATGATGCCGCGCTCGTCCAGGGGCGAGTTCCACGTCGTCTTGAGGCCCTGCGTGCAGGTGAAGACGCCGCCCAGCGGCGCGCCCACGTCCTCACCGAAGATGTCCGTCACGCCCAGGTGCGTCTCGGCGTAGTGGAGGGCCATGCGAATGGCCTGTGCCATGTTGGCCATGGGTTACTTGTCCTCCGCGAAGATGTGCTTCCAGATGCTCTCGGGCTCCGGCAGCGGCTCGTCCCGGGCGATGCGGGCGGCGGCGGCCATGTCCTCGGTGTAGCGGCTGCGCAGGTCGTCCATCTGCTGGCGGGTGAGCACGCCGTCCTGCTCCAGGCGCTTCTCGAAGTCCTTGAGGCAGTCGACCTCTTCGGTCACGTAGTTCGCGCCGGACGCGGACGAGTGCCCGTACAGGCGCGACACGTTGGCCTCCAGGAGGAACGGCTTGCGCTCCTTGCGCACGTACTCCATGGCCTCCTTCAGCTCCAGGTAGGCCTCCACCGGGTCATTGCCGTTGATGGTCTTCGAGCGGATGTTGAACGCCTTGCCGCGCTCGCTGACGCGCGGCTCGCCGTGCTGGCCTTCCGCGGAGGTGGAGATGCCCCACTTGTTGTTGGTGACGATGATGAGCACCGGCAACGGGTTGGCGGGGCGGCTGCTCCACACGAGGCAGGTGGCGAAATCACCCTCGGCCGTGCCGGCGTCGCCGCCGGTGACGATGGTGATGCCGTCGCCGCCCACGCGCTTCTGCACCATCGCGGTGCCAGGGGCGATGGAGTACTGCACCTCGATGGGCGAGCTGACGGGGGCCACGTTGTACTTGCGCAGCGAGAAGTGGCCCGCGAAGTTGCGGCCGCCGGAGTACGGGTCCGACGCGGTGTTCTTCATCTGCCGCAGGGCGCCGATAGGCTCCTCGCCCAGGGCGAGCAGCGTGCCGGACTGGCGGTAGTGCGCGTGGAGGAAGTCGTACTCGGGGCCCTGGCCCTTCTTCATCAGCAGGCCGAGCGGGACGTTGAACGCCTCCTCGCCCGGTCCGCCAATCCAGAAGTAGCCGTGGCCCTGCTTGTACATCTGGATGAGGCGCTCCTCGAGGACGCGCGTTTTGACCATCAGGTCGTGGATACGAACCAGCAGCTCCCTGTCGAGCGGGAGCGGCGCGGATGATTCTTTGATGAGTCGGGGTCGAGACACGCGCGGGCTTCCTCTGGCTGGAGGGGACGCCCCTATAACCCGGAAGGGGCCCCATGTCTCAAGCACCCAGATGCCGGGCTGTTGGCCCCTCGCTCAAATGGGGGCCAGTGGCGCGGCGCGGCAATCAGCCTCGCTCATCCGACTTAGGAGCGCGGGTCTGTCGCACGAGTGTGACGCGGTCCGCTAATCCCGACTCCTGGCCGGCGCGGGCGGCGATGGTGGCCAGGGTCTCCTCGGACAGCAGCGACGCGTGGGGCCCGGAGAGCAGCGCGCAGAGCTCCGCGGTGCGACCGGCCTCCAGCAGCGCGAGGACCAGCGCATGGCCCGAGTGGGACGAGGGCTCCTGGGTGAAGGACTCTTGAAGCGGGCGCACCGCCAGGGCCGCGAGCCCGCTGTCGAGGAGGAGCTGGCCCACCGCGGCCGAGTCCGGCGGAAGCTCCGGCTCCGCGCTCTCCTGCCGAGGCAGTCGCTCCCGCACGGAGGCCTGGGGGCCTGACGGCTTGGATTCCCCACCGCCGGCCGGAGGGCTGGCGCCGCGCCCCAGCAGCTCATTGAGCGTGACGGCGCCCTCGGCGGAGGGACGCTGCGCGGAAGTGCGGCGGACGGGGGCGGGGCGGGGCGGGGGGAGCCGTCGGAGTTGCCGGACGTTCAGCCATCCGAGCAACACGGCCAACATGCCCACCCAGACGGTGCGGCTCCACAGGGCCCATCCGAGCATCAGCGCCGACGTGCCGATGCCGAGGATGCGCAGCGCGCGCTCATGGCGGGCGCCCGCGCGGGCCCGCATGAACGACGCGAGCGCGTCGCCTCCATCCAGGGGCTGTACCGGCAGCAGGTTGATGAGCGCCCAGCCCAGGTTCACCCAGAGGACCTGCCGCACCACCTCGTGTGCGAGTCCTCCTGTTCCTGACGTCATGGCGCGGGACACCGCCCACGCGAGCCCGCCCAGGAGCAGTCCCATCGCGGGGCCCGCGAGGCTCACCATCACGGCCTGGCGATGCGTCACCTCCCGGGTGCTCTCCGTGGTGCCGCCGAGTCCATGAAGGGTGATGCGGGCACCCGCGCCGAGCCTCCGGAGGACCCAGGCGTGGCCGCACTCGTGGAGCAGCACGGAGACGAACGCCACCCCCATCCACAGGGCCCACCGCTCGGGCGGGAGGCCCACGCCCCAGCCCGTCGCGAGCGCGGAGAGGAAGAAGAACGGGTGGACGCGTACGGGAAACCCACCGATGTGGAAGAGGGGCTTCATGGGAGTGGGATGGTAGTCAACACCGTGACGCAGGGTCTCGCGAACCAGGAGAAGTACGCTAGAGTCCGAGCCCTTCCGCTACCGCCCCCAGGCGTTGCCTTCCGGGTGTGTCCTTGTCCTCCAGCACGAACACGCGTCTGAACCCCGAACCCGAGCCCGGTACTTCCCCGGGTACGTCCCCCGGAGCAGCTCCTTCGTCCGCTGAGCGGACGGGGACCCGGGAAATCACGGGTACTTCCGAGTCCACCTCCACACGGCTCAACGCCGGCCTTCCCCACGCGGAGTCGACGAGCACGCTCATCGCGCCGCTCGAAGCGGGGGAGCTGCCCAACGTCGCGGCCATTCGAGGCCCGCGGCTGGACCAGATCCTCCTGCTCACCACCACCGCGCTGGTGGTGGTCATCGTCGGGCTGCTGGCCGCGCTGTCGGTGGCCTCCACCCAGTCCCAGTTCGAGGAGACCGCTCGCCGCTCCACCGAGCGCATCCAGGAGCAGGCCCGCGAGCTGGGCCGGACGGTGGGCCAGACACTGGCGCTCACGTCCGT is part of the Myxococcus landrumus genome and encodes:
- a CDS encoding DEAD/DEAH box helicase; translated protein: MATPETQAPLAALLPKKGEPALDADSILDRFVGYVSSNGLSLYPAQEEAILEILAGKHLFLKTPTGSGKSLVATALHFKAMAEGKVSFYTCPIKALVNEKFFALCEAFGAENVGMLTGDASINRDAPIICCTAEILANLALRDAGARVDYVVMDEFHYYSDRDRGVAWQIPLIALPNATFLLMSATLGPTHIIEESLRKLTGREVATVRSAQRPVPLDYDYRESALHETIEDLVARKKYPIYLVNFTQRAAAEQAQNLMSVDFSTKEEKEAIRVALLDAPFDTPYGKDFQRYLRHGIGMHHAGLLPKYRLLVEKLAQGGHLKVISGTDTLGVGVNIPIRTVLFTQLFKFNGEKLATLSVRDFQQISGRAGRKGFDNEGSVVAQAPEYVVENIKQAAKEAAGKKKAPKAKPPQKNFVQYDKSTFERLQTGMPEPLESRFNVSHGMILNLLQSDHVRGTGGYRRLVELIQRCHDSEFMKRRHLNNAARDFRTLRGAGIVELVRGEGGSGATVKVAQELQQDFSLNHTLSLYLLETLELLDPTTESYALDVVTLVESILENPEVVLYAQLSQLKGEKIQELKAQGMEYDDRMDELEKLEWPKPNRDFIYGTFNAFARKHPWVGEENIRPKAVVRDMFERFMSFHDYVREYGLQRSEGVLLRYVSDVYKTLVQTVPDRFRTEEVEDFIDHLRATIRQVDSSLVDEWERMRNPDAVVEAKPEVSLKPKELTEDPRAFAARVREELHRMLRALGQKRYTDALALLDNPLGEWTAPKLEQAMVPYHEEHKVVVLTPQARKPANTFLKETGPRLWEVQQRIMDPEGHGDWMLDCEIDLRDRRLDEGPILILRRIGP
- a CDS encoding phosphoenolpyruvate carboxylase, with protein sequence MARVRAVDQPLRRDVRLLGRLLGEVLVEQEGQDLFDLEEDVRRLAIQRRRGPMAGRRASAAELAEVLKRLPMERTEPVLRAFSVYFQLVNLAEQHHRIRRARAYAGAESPNPQRGSLEATLLSLKDAGIPAERVREALRRMQVTLTLTAHPTQAVRRTLLEKLYRMAGLLEERDRSELTPREGAENLESLREEITTLWQTDELRRERPTVGDEVKNILWYVEEVLAEQLSELPELLEWAFERAYGEPLGPVDTPVRVHSWVGGDMDGNPLVTPEVFADTLRAHRARGLRLLMQGLERLGGMLSQSDRHAKPSPELLASLEHDAAQLPEAEQRLGPRTVGEPWRRKLRFMEERLHQALRHVLAQRTGDAGALPPSAYRTPEALLADLDLLARSLEQAKAAKAGLRQVLRMRERVLALGLSLAELEARVPAEDAVSAAASLEPGGPSPSDGGKRLLAVLDRLREAQAEAGEPACRTLILSMASTAEDVLAAFKCIKHAGLWDEKRGCATVDVVPLFEQLGALDAGPDVLRTLFANAEYRRHVDARGAQEVMVGYSDSGKEVGLLAASAALYRAQVALTQAAKDAGVPLRLFHGRGESVARGGGPAQEAILALPQGAVAGGYKATEQGEALDHKYARPELARRTLELILGGVLPHLLDAQPRPSDEDEQSFRAAFDTLAETGRVAYRSLVWEDPRFLELFMSATPVEEIAALPIGSRPSKRKAGGLESLRAIPWVFAWTQNRAILPGWYGVGSALEDFAKKPGGAALLKRMYRQWPFFKAVIDNVTMVLAKSDMAIAGRYAALAPASTRPLWRLIQQEHRRTRKQVKRLTGEQRLLDHNPQLQRAISLRNPYVDPMSFLQVELLRRKREGASDCDRPLLLSLNGIAAGMRNTG
- a CDS encoding SGNH/GDSL hydrolase family protein, encoding MREWRTWLGVLACVGSAQLACTPSDGKSSGSWEQDESSSVTSVPAEGLEVAPALVLNDDGGVRPSPPPAPAPGFQPGFHQALRGSFAVGGVTTFRLRIPIARAGERLQVTFRAGDGSLTLERATVARAAGPDGTLLSAPVPLAFGGKSGFTSGPRTLTASDPVVFPVKFREELAITFEARGALAASTINAFPGSTIRPGTHAMSSGTLSGETFERSVGVATVSVEGPPGRVFLAVGDSITEGYVDEHNDARNAWPALVESQLGVPVVNAGVSGQGFYDALKLLDGEVLAVKGVTDCVVLLGTNDLGEAGAEEQMEGRMRLLVQRLEPFCRVWVSTLLPKEKTNYGSYDLVKSQRLEFNAWLRAGGTGAGIIDLEAVTRRPTNVHLYLPGLTADGIHPTTEGHRVIATEVARVLRERGAL